GATAGATGAAACTGGTTGAATGTGTCCCCAATTTTAGTGAAGGCAGAGATTTCACCAAAATCAAAACCATAACGAATGCGATTAAAGCTGTAGACGGTATTACAGTACTGGATGTGGATCCCGGCGCCGATACTAACCGTACTGTGGTCACCTTTGTCGGCGAACCGAATACGGTGGCGGAAGCAGCGTTTCAAGGAATAAAAACTGCTTCTGAAGTTATTGATATGAGTCAACATTCTGGTACACATCCAAGAATGGGCGCCACAGATGTGTGTCCATTTATTCCTGTGAGTGGTGTGACAATTGAGGAATGTATCGAATTGTCAAAACAAGTGGGTCAACGAGTTGGCGAAGAATTGGGAATCCCAGTTTATCTGTATGAAAAATCTGCACAAAAACCGGATAGGGAAAAATTGCCCACCATCCGAAAAGGGGAATACGAGGGACTATCAGAAAAATTAAAAGATAAGAATTGGCGGCCGGATTTTGGACCTGAAACGCTCCATGTAAAAGCAGGTGCAATAGTAATGGGCTGTCGGGAATTCCTTATTGCCTACAACATTAATCTCAATACAAAAGACCACCGTTTAGCTACGGACATTGCTTTTGAATTAAGAGAAGCTGGACGGAGTAAGCGGACACCCAATCCAAATTCTAAAAACTTATTAGATGGTGAAATTGTCCGAAACGATGATGGCTCAGCAGTAAAGGTTCCTGGCATGTTTAAATATGTGAAAGGAATTGGCTGGTATGTAGATGCGTTCAACCGTGCTCAGATTTCCATTAATTTTAATAATTATAAAGTTTCTACAATTCATGATGTTTATGACGCTGCATGTAAACTGGCCGAGGTACGAGGCATAAGAGTTACGGGAAGTGAATTGGTAGGACTCATCCCATTGGAAGCGATGATTATGGCGGGGAGACATTATTTACAGAAGCAAAATAGATCCATTGGTGTGCCTGAAACTGATATTGTAGAATGTGCCGTCCAGTCTTTAGGACTAAATGATGTGACTGAATTTAATCCCGAGGAAAAGATCATTGATTATGCAGTTCAATCTGAGGATCGTCCATTAATGTCATTGGTCGGAAAAAACTTTGTGGAAGAATTATCTACCAATAGTCCAGCGCCTGGTGGTGGGTCAGTATCAGCTTTGGCTGGTGCATTAGGGGCGGCCTTGGCATCCATGGTGGCAGCATTAACCCACGAGAAAAAAGAAATGCTGAACAGCAAACCAGAAATGGATGAGATTGGCGTAGAGGCACAAGCACTCAAAGATAGATTATCCTTTTTGGTCGATGAAGATACGAATGCCTTTAACAAGGTAATGGACGCAAATCGAATGTCAGCTACAACGAATGAAGAACGAATGGCTAAAGAAAAAGCGGTAGAAAACTCGAATAAATATGCCATAGATATTCCCTTAGAGACGGCGGAAAAATGTTATCGTGTTATAGAAATAGCAGAAGTGTTGGTAGAAAAGGGGAATCCAAATTCAGTGAGCGATGGGGGGGTAGCGGCAGAAGTCGGTTTGGCAGGCGTACGGGGCGCATCCATGAATGTGCTAATCAACTTACCCGGTGTGGTGGATGAAGCCTATTGCGATGAAAAAAGAAGGGCTGTAGAAATATTAATCCAAAAGGCTGAAGCCAAGCATAAAGTGGTCTTTGACAAAACTCATAGTAAAATTAAAAGTTGAAACTAAAAAAATGAGAAAAATTGGTTTCAGGTTTCAGGCTCCAAATTTCAATTCTAAACAACATGATTAAACAATTATCAGAAGATTTACGCAATAAGATCTCTGCCGGAGAAGTGGTAGAACGTCCCGCTTCGGTGGTAAAGGAATTGGTGGAAAACAGTCTCGATGCAGGCGCTACGGAAATTTCAATTGTTGTAGAAAAGGGAGGTCAACAACTAATTCAGGTTTCGGACAATGGTTCCGGAATAAATTCGGCCGAATTACCCATCGCTTTTGAACGCTACACCACAAGTAAGATCGGCTCAATGGATGATTTGTTTAATATTGACACCCTGGGGTTCCGTGGAGAAGCATTAGCCAGTATTGCATCTGTTTCTGAAGTAAATATTGTATCGGCGAATAGAAGTGGCGATGGGGCTGAAATGTCCATTTTAAATGGTAAATTGGGTGAAGTTCAACCAGCGCCGGCGGTACAAGGCACATCCGTTACAATTCGAAATTTATTTTATAATACACCGGCTCGCAAAAAATTTCTTAAAAGCCCCCGCATGGAATTCCGCAAAGTGGTAGAAATGGTGCGGCGATTTTCTCTTTCTTACCCCGATCGTGCCTTTAAACTGGTTTCCGATAATCGGGATATTATGAACCTTCTGCCTGAAGATTTAGAAAACAGGATTGTCCATGTAATGGATCCCGCCTATCGGGATCAACTGTTGCCGGTGAATTTCACCAAAGGAGATTATTCAATTTCAGGATTTGTGGGGAATCTCAATTTGATCCGCACCCGTCCCGGTGAACAGTATATCTTTTTAAATGACCGCTTTATCCAGAATCGATTGATGAATTCCGGTGTTTATGGCGCCTATAAATCCATTATTAATCGTGGAGAATTTCCATTTTTTGCTCTCAATATTAGTGTGCCCCACGATCAAGTGGATGTTAATGTTCATCCGATGAAAACGGAAGTCCGTTTTAAGGATGAGTGGCGAATCTACCATGTATTGAAATCTGCAATCGAAGAAGCATTGACCCCAATTTTAAATACAATTCCTGATTTTGAAAAACCGAAATTTGGAGGAAAATTTGATTTTCCCACCACATTTACGCCCCAAGAAGGGCAGTTGAATCCTGATCAGGAAGGACTTCCTCTTTCATTCTCTGGCACAGAATCTGCTATCAAATTTCAACCGGCAGTGGATCGAGCCAAATCTTATGCATCTCAATTAGCCAATCGGCCGGAACCGGATTCGGGTAAAGTGGATTTGGAAAATATCTGGCAAGTCCATTCAAAATATATTGTGTCGCCTATCTCAAGTGGATTGGTAATTATCGACCAGCATGTGGCTCACGAACGTGTCCTTTATGAAGAGGCGATGGCGGCTTTTGATGCCAATGCAATGGCAGCCCAGACTTTGTTATTTCCTGAAGAGATGGAATTCTCTCCCGATGATTATTCAGTCCTTCTAGATGTATTACCCTATTTAGAAAAAATGGGTTTTCGCATGAAGGAGTTCGGAGAGAATACAGTTATGATTGAAGCTATTCCATCAGAAATGTCATGGGGGAATGAGAAGAATATTATTCGTGAAATGTTGGATAATTTTCAAGAGACTCAAAAGAAAAACGTATCTTTCCAGGAAGCATTGGCGGCAAGTTTTTCCTGTAAGGCAGCAGTGAAGGCAGGGGACGTT
This genomic window from Candidatus Neomarinimicrobiota bacterium contains:
- the ftcD gene encoding glutamate formimidoyltransferase; protein product: MKLVECVPNFSEGRDFTKIKTITNAIKAVDGITVLDVDPGADTNRTVVTFVGEPNTVAEAAFQGIKTASEVIDMSQHSGTHPRMGATDVCPFIPVSGVTIEECIELSKQVGQRVGEELGIPVYLYEKSAQKPDREKLPTIRKGEYEGLSEKLKDKNWRPDFGPETLHVKAGAIVMGCREFLIAYNINLNTKDHRLATDIAFELREAGRSKRTPNPNSKNLLDGEIVRNDDGSAVKVPGMFKYVKGIGWYVDAFNRAQISINFNNYKVSTIHDVYDAACKLAEVRGIRVTGSELVGLIPLEAMIMAGRHYLQKQNRSIGVPETDIVECAVQSLGLNDVTEFNPEEKIIDYAVQSEDRPLMSLVGKNFVEELSTNSPAPGGGSVSALAGALGAALASMVAALTHEKKEMLNSKPEMDEIGVEAQALKDRLSFLVDEDTNAFNKVMDANRMSATTNEERMAKEKAVENSNKYAIDIPLETAEKCYRVIEIAEVLVEKGNPNSVSDGGVAAEVGLAGVRGASMNVLINLPGVVDEAYCDEKRRAVEILIQKAEAKHKVVFDKTHSKIKS
- the mutL gene encoding DNA mismatch repair endonuclease MutL, coding for MIKQLSEDLRNKISAGEVVERPASVVKELVENSLDAGATEISIVVEKGGQQLIQVSDNGSGINSAELPIAFERYTTSKIGSMDDLFNIDTLGFRGEALASIASVSEVNIVSANRSGDGAEMSILNGKLGEVQPAPAVQGTSVTIRNLFYNTPARKKFLKSPRMEFRKVVEMVRRFSLSYPDRAFKLVSDNRDIMNLLPEDLENRIVHVMDPAYRDQLLPVNFTKGDYSISGFVGNLNLIRTRPGEQYIFLNDRFIQNRLMNSGVYGAYKSIINRGEFPFFALNISVPHDQVDVNVHPMKTEVRFKDEWRIYHVLKSAIEEALTPILNTIPDFEKPKFGGKFDFPTTFTPQEGQLNPDQEGLPLSFSGTESAIKFQPAVDRAKSYASQLANRPEPDSGKVDLENIWQVHSKYIVSPISSGLVIIDQHVAHERVLYEEAMAAFDANAMAAQTLLFPEEMEFSPDDYSVLLDVLPYLEKMGFRMKEFGENTVMIEAIPSEMSWGNEKNIIREMLDNFQETQKKNVSFQEALAASFSCKAAVKAGDVLNINEMRELVNRLFGTKHPYYCPHGRPIIVQLSMDELDRRFERI